In Pedobacter sp. W3I1, one DNA window encodes the following:
- a CDS encoding dicarboxylate/amino acid:cation symporter, producing the protein MKKNKLTLFIFLALIAGIALGYILNVNSIDVYNQKILTADAKVKSIEVSIAKTTDTTSIGYTQLKAERKVNAKIKKENEDIREKKLEYFTLLSDIFLRLIKMIVAPLVFTTLVVGVAKVGDIKAVGRIGGKTLGWFLAMSLMSLVLGMILVNLFEPGRHMKLSLPDQLVNTGIQKASMSVKDFIAHVFPKSIAESMSTNEILQIVVFSLFFGVATAAIGDLGQIVIKAFDAIAHVILKMTGYVMNFAPLAVFGAMTAIVAKQGLNVLNTYAIFIGEFYLGLAILWAVLIFLGFLVLKKRIFRLVNDMKEPALLAFSTASSEAAYPKTMMLLERFGCKDKIVSFVLPLGYSFNLDGSMMYMTFASLFIAQAYGIHLGFEQQISMLLILMLTSKGIAGVPRASLVVIAGTIASFNIPEAGLALLIGIDPLLDMGRSATNVVGNSIATAVVSKWEGELKESVV; encoded by the coding sequence ATGAAGAAAAACAAACTCACGCTTTTCATTTTTTTAGCGCTGATTGCGGGTATTGCATTGGGCTATATTTTAAATGTCAATTCAATCGATGTCTATAACCAGAAAATACTCACCGCCGATGCGAAAGTTAAAAGTATTGAGGTTAGCATTGCCAAAACGACCGATACCACCAGTATTGGTTATACACAGCTTAAGGCCGAAAGAAAAGTAAACGCTAAAATCAAAAAAGAAAACGAAGATATCAGGGAGAAAAAATTAGAATATTTTACCCTGTTGAGCGATATTTTTCTTCGCTTGATTAAGATGATTGTTGCGCCATTAGTATTTACAACCTTAGTGGTTGGTGTAGCCAAAGTAGGCGATATTAAAGCTGTAGGTAGAATTGGCGGTAAAACATTAGGCTGGTTTCTGGCTATGTCGTTAATGTCGCTGGTGTTGGGGATGATTTTGGTGAACTTATTTGAGCCTGGAAGACACATGAAATTATCATTGCCTGATCAATTGGTAAATACGGGTATCCAGAAAGCATCAATGAGCGTGAAAGATTTTATCGCACACGTTTTTCCGAAAAGTATTGCAGAATCGATGTCAACCAATGAAATTTTACAGATCGTTGTGTTCTCGCTATTCTTTGGGGTAGCCACAGCTGCTATTGGCGATTTAGGGCAGATTGTGATTAAAGCATTCGATGCTATTGCGCATGTAATCTTAAAAATGACCGGTTATGTAATGAATTTTGCACCATTGGCTGTTTTTGGGGCAATGACCGCCATTGTAGCCAAACAAGGTTTAAACGTACTTAATACCTATGCCATATTTATAGGCGAATTCTATCTGGGGTTAGCCATACTTTGGGCTGTATTAATTTTCTTAGGATTTTTAGTATTGAAGAAACGAATTTTCCGTTTGGTGAACGATATGAAAGAGCCTGCACTCCTGGCTTTCAGTACAGCAAGTAGCGAAGCGGCTTATCCAAAAACAATGATGCTGTTAGAACGTTTTGGCTGTAAAGATAAAATTGTAAGTTTCGTACTGCCATTGGGTTATTCGTTCAATTTAGATGGTTCGATGATGTACATGACCTTTGCTTCTTTATTTATAGCACAGGCTTATGGTATCCATTTAGGTTTTGAACAGCAAATTTCTATGCTTTTAATCCTCATGTTAACCAGTAAAGGAATTGCAGGTGTGCCAAGAGCCTCGTTGGTGGTAATTGCAGGTACGATAGCAAGTTTCAATATTCCTGAAGCAGGATTAGCTTTGTTAATTGGTATCGATCCTTTATTGGATATGGGCCGTTCTGCAACAAATGTGGTTGGAAATAGCATTGCAACAGCAGTAGTAAGTAAGTGGGAAGGGGAGCTTAAGGAGTCCGTAGTCTAA
- a CDS encoding BlaI/MecI/CopY family transcriptional regulator has protein sequence MEKLTLQEEEAMLAVWQLGKGFIKDFMDVIPDPKPPYTTLASTIKNLERKGYLISERFANANRYSAKVKEVDYKKRFMSGFVNNYFQSSYKELVAFFAKDKKITAEELKEIINLIENPEK, from the coding sequence ATGGAAAAATTAACATTACAGGAAGAGGAAGCCATGCTGGCCGTTTGGCAGTTAGGTAAGGGCTTTATCAAAGATTTTATGGATGTAATCCCTGACCCCAAACCGCCTTATACCACATTGGCATCAACCATCAAGAATTTAGAGCGCAAAGGTTACCTGATCAGCGAACGTTTCGCGAATGCGAACCGCTATAGTGCAAAGGTTAAGGAAGTGGACTATAAAAAGCGTTTTATGAGTGGTTTTGTAAATAATTATTTCCAAAGCTCTTATAAAGAGCTGGTTGCTTTTTTTGCGAAGGATAAAAAAATCACTGCGGAGGAACTTAAAGAGATTATAAATTTAATTGAGAACCCTGAAAAGTAA
- a CDS encoding M56 family metallopeptidase has product MPHFFIILLKINLVLILFSATYHLVLRRLTFYSINRIFLLFGIVFSSAYPFINLTEFFAAQNAVPAFVPQFNQQVSQLAQQSAVSIFWQGLTLLFYVGVVLMAMKLLVQFISLYRMHKNSSPDHLDDYKVRILNDEVSPFSFWQTIYINPHLHKKQDLGNILEHERVHVEEWHTLDIILAEICVVFYWFNPGVWLMKKAVRENIEFITDAKILKKGIDKKAYQYSLLEVGTLQPSVAIVNNFNLSDLKKRIKMMNAKSSSKVNLTRYLFVLPVLLCITLAFTIDKKEVRKSLAPLTKMMNDVLPDKIAQVNVQPKTILKAKAKKRILIDTLKLPDTTTRMTFIFKSIVDGADSSRKSIEETLKGLGKQVKIMSFKTDGDFKGKTFVQHFNFADTINPDHKMVDIKIVAKKDADFESLPMPRRNGVAMFYLLKSTAKISDVKDRNQHVTGNGTIVNETTTYFLNGNKISKEELDKLNVNKISDLKVDRNNQAIQISMKP; this is encoded by the coding sequence ATGCCACATTTCTTTATCATCTTACTGAAAATTAATCTGGTGCTGATCTTGTTTTCGGCAACCTACCACCTGGTATTGCGCCGGCTAACATTCTACTCCATCAACAGGATATTTCTGCTGTTTGGAATTGTCTTTTCTTCTGCCTACCCATTTATTAACCTCACGGAATTTTTTGCTGCTCAGAATGCCGTGCCTGCCTTCGTTCCGCAATTTAATCAACAGGTAAGTCAATTAGCGCAACAGAGCGCCGTTTCTATATTTTGGCAAGGGTTAACCCTGCTTTTTTATGTTGGCGTTGTATTAATGGCCATGAAGTTACTGGTGCAGTTTATTTCGCTTTATAGAATGCATAAAAATTCTTCACCCGATCATTTAGATGATTATAAGGTGAGGATTTTAAATGATGAAGTAAGCCCATTTAGCTTCTGGCAAACCATTTATATCAATCCGCATTTACATAAAAAACAAGATTTGGGTAATATCCTCGAGCATGAACGCGTGCATGTAGAAGAATGGCACACTTTAGATATTATACTGGCCGAAATCTGTGTGGTTTTTTACTGGTTTAATCCAGGCGTTTGGTTAATGAAAAAAGCGGTAAGGGAAAACATTGAATTTATTACTGACGCAAAAATTTTAAAGAAAGGTATTGATAAAAAGGCATATCAATACAGTTTGTTAGAGGTTGGAACGTTGCAACCATCGGTAGCTATTGTGAATAATTTTAATCTATCCGACCTTAAAAAGCGGATTAAAATGATGAATGCGAAAAGTTCTTCGAAAGTAAACTTAACCCGGTATTTATTTGTCCTGCCTGTATTGCTTTGTATCACACTCGCTTTTACCATTGATAAAAAGGAAGTAAGGAAAAGCTTAGCACCCTTAACTAAAATGATGAATGATGTTTTGCCAGATAAAATTGCTCAAGTTAATGTACAGCCAAAAACGATTTTAAAGGCTAAAGCAAAAAAGAGAATATTAATTGACACATTGAAATTGCCGGATACAACCACCAGAATGACCTTTATTTTTAAAAGCATTGTAGACGGGGCAGATTCTTCTCGAAAATCGATAGAAGAAACTTTAAAAGGTTTAGGTAAGCAAGTGAAGATCATGAGCTTTAAAACAGATGGTGATTTTAAGGGAAAAACCTTTGTGCAGCATTTTAATTTTGCTGATACCATAAATCCAGACCATAAAATGGTTGATATAAAAATTGTAGCTAAAAAAGATGCTGATTTCGAATCTTTGCCAATGCCCAGGAGAAACGGTGTTGCGATGTTTTATCTTTTAAAATCAACAGCCAAAATCTCAGATGTTAAAGATAGAAACCAGCATGTAACAGGCAATGGGACTATCGTTAACGAAACCACAACCTATTTTTTAAATGGTAATAAAATCTCAAAAGAGGAGCTTGATAAATTGAATGTGAATAAGATTTCTGATCTCAAAGTCGATAGAAATAACCAGGCGATTCAGATTAGTATGAAGCCATAA
- a CDS encoding carboxypeptidase-like regulatory domain-containing protein: MRKCAIMLVFLLTAFSALAQKPIKGLVKDSNGKAIESVNVSLKDAEGNIINFTRTNRNGEFNIPLKNDQVMGYKIEASSIGYKKLSTAITDVNKSYNLVLQSSETILETVTVKNRPSLKANGDTLNYRPSDFADKQDRSIGDVLKKMPGIEVAENGKISYNGKAISNLYVDGDNLLDDKYNIGTKSIPQSAVDKVQVIQNDQPIKMMRKNNMSDDVALNLVIKDDAKLKVMGDATVGAGTPNRFDENLTAMLFNKKLKFINNIKGNNVGNDPGIDLTSHNLSDYLKRLDNDKPNRAVIYRSSRCTVVTTKQVSF, encoded by the coding sequence ATGAGAAAATGCGCGATAATGCTGGTGTTCTTGCTTACTGCTTTTTCAGCCTTGGCACAAAAACCAATCAAAGGTTTGGTTAAGGATAGCAATGGAAAAGCGATTGAATCAGTAAACGTAAGCCTAAAAGATGCTGAAGGGAATATCATCAATTTCACGAGAACCAATCGTAATGGAGAATTTAATATTCCTTTAAAAAATGATCAGGTCATGGGTTATAAAATTGAAGCATCGAGCATTGGTTATAAAAAACTGAGCACCGCTATAACGGATGTAAACAAAAGCTATAACCTCGTTTTGCAAAGCAGTGAAACAATACTAGAAACCGTAACGGTAAAAAACCGACCATCTTTAAAGGCAAATGGCGATACCTTAAATTATAGACCATCTGATTTTGCCGACAAACAAGACCGGAGCATTGGCGATGTCCTCAAAAAAATGCCGGGTATCGAAGTGGCAGAAAATGGAAAGATCAGCTATAACGGAAAAGCCATTTCTAACCTCTATGTAGATGGCGATAATCTTTTGGACGACAAGTATAACATCGGCACTAAAAGTATCCCACAAAGCGCTGTAGATAAAGTACAGGTGATTCAGAATGACCAGCCAATTAAAATGATGCGCAAAAACAACATGAGCGATGATGTTGCGCTGAACCTGGTGATTAAAGACGATGCTAAACTGAAGGTAATGGGCGATGCAACGGTTGGAGCCGGAACGCCCAACCGCTTTGACGAAAACCTAACGGCTATGCTTTTTAATAAAAAGCTGAAGTTCATCAATAATATTAAAGGCAATAATGTTGGTAACGATCCGGGTATCGACCTTACTTCGCATAATTTATCGGATTATCTAAAACGGCTCGATAATGATAAACCCAACCGGGCTGTTATCTACAGGAGCAGCAGGTGTACCGTCGTTACCACAAAGCAGGTATCTTTTTAA
- a CDS encoding GLPGLI family protein, which yields MKLTLTICLATALTISAKAQSPDKALARVRYTFTHIQDTTQRDKPKTENMLLVTGKNASVYTSYDKLNQALNTQKQIQEQMKNQTGNSNIKIEVKSEMKVPLTQEDYFFFANEHKMITKERLFNNYLVEETAPQIDWKILKDTMSFSGIACQKATTNFKGRNWIAWFATEIPFQSGPWKLNGLPGLIVEAYDEKKEVKFTFAGLENVKDDANQANSGDDIKIASPNGGVGVVKMVGIDVSTSYLGPEIKLPADAIKTTRKELDKLKAARDKDPQGFMQAQMAASGMQGSFKANPAPRPAGSTAITKVEINNPIEIPEKK from the coding sequence ATGAAACTAACCCTAACCATCTGTTTAGCAACCGCCTTAACCATTTCGGCAAAAGCCCAAAGCCCTGATAAGGCTTTAGCAAGAGTAAGATATACGTTTACGCATATCCAGGATACTACGCAGCGCGATAAACCTAAAACCGAGAACATGTTACTGGTAACTGGAAAAAATGCTTCTGTGTATACCAGTTATGATAAACTGAACCAAGCGTTAAATACCCAAAAGCAGATTCAGGAGCAAATGAAAAACCAAACAGGCAACTCGAATATCAAAATTGAGGTGAAAAGTGAAATGAAAGTTCCATTAACACAAGAAGATTATTTCTTTTTTGCCAATGAACATAAAATGATTACCAAGGAACGTCTCTTTAACAATTACCTTGTTGAAGAAACCGCTCCGCAAATTGATTGGAAGATTTTAAAGGACACGATGAGTTTTTCTGGAATAGCCTGCCAGAAAGCAACCACGAACTTTAAAGGTAGAAACTGGATTGCCTGGTTCGCTACAGAAATACCTTTCCAGAGCGGTCCATGGAAGTTAAATGGATTGCCAGGCTTGATTGTAGAGGCCTATGATGAGAAAAAAGAAGTAAAGTTTACGTTTGCAGGTCTGGAAAATGTAAAAGACGATGCCAATCAAGCAAATTCTGGTGATGATATTAAAATTGCATCGCCAAACGGTGGTGTTGGGGTAGTAAAAATGGTGGGAATAGATGTAAGCACCTCTTACTTGGGACCAGAAATTAAATTGCCAGCTGATGCCATCAAAACGACCAGAAAAGAATTAGACAAGCTCAAAGCGGCGAGAGATAAAGACCCACAAGGATTTATGCAGGCCCAAATGGCAGCCAGTGGTATGCAAGGCTCATTTAAAGCTAATCCTGCTCCCCGCCCGGCCGGAAGCACAGCCATAACGAAAGTTGAAATCAACAACCCGATCGAAATTCCGGAGAAAAAATGA
- the rplU gene encoding 50S ribosomal protein L21, whose translation MYAIVNIAGQQFKVAKDQHLFVHRLQGDEGASIEFDNVLLVDNGGAITVGAPAVKGAKVSAKIVSHLKGDKVIIFHKKRRKGYKKKNGHRQFFTKIQISDITL comes from the coding sequence ATGTACGCAATAGTAAATATAGCAGGGCAGCAATTTAAAGTTGCTAAAGACCAGCACCTTTTTGTACACAGATTACAAGGAGATGAGGGCGCTAGTATTGAATTTGATAATGTATTGTTGGTTGACAACGGTGGTGCAATTACTGTAGGTGCTCCTGCAGTTAAAGGTGCTAAAGTTTCAGCTAAGATCGTATCTCATTTAAAAGGTGATAAAGTAATTATTTTCCACAAAAAACGTAGAAAAGGTTACAAAAAGAAAAATGGTCACCGCCAGTTTTTCACTAAGATTCAGATCTCTGACATCACTCTATAA
- the rpmA gene encoding 50S ribosomal protein L27 → MAHKKGAGSSKNGRESHSKRLGIKIFGGQLAIAGNILVRQRGTKHHPDKGVGIGRDHTLFALVDGTVIFRKKQDNKSYVSILPITEAEIEAAVAKAPVAKKEVAKKEVVAEEAAPAKKAPAKKAVKKDETTEEAAPAE, encoded by the coding sequence ATGGCACACAAAAAAGGAGCCGGTAGTTCGAAAAACGGACGTGAATCGCATAGTAAGCGTTTAGGTATTAAAATTTTCGGTGGGCAATTAGCTATCGCTGGAAACATTTTAGTACGTCAACGTGGAACAAAACACCACCCTGATAAAGGTGTTGGTATTGGTAGAGACCACACTTTATTTGCTTTAGTTGATGGTACTGTAATTTTCAGAAAGAAACAAGATAACAAATCTTATGTTTCTATCCTTCCTATCACTGAAGCTGAAATCGAAGCAGCAGTAGCGAAAGCACCAGTTGCTAAAAAAGAGGTTGCAAAGAAAGAAGTTGTAGCTGAAGAAGCTGCTCCTGCAAAAAAAGCTCCAGCTAAAAAAGCAGTTAAAAAAGACGAAACTACTGAAGAAGCTGCACCTGCAGAATAA